A genomic window from Sporosarcina sp. Marseille-Q4063 includes:
- a CDS encoding DUF1189 family protein, whose amino-acid sequence MKFHQLFIAGIYEPKKLAAFRLLPIGRVFKYVFMFIFLFTIISFGRFYLNDELLLEQNPDLIEHGAKIGWLIYPMALLLQLVISTFYVFIRITIFAYIGSLFLKLRRKRGNYLQIWRTSAIAMTVPMLLTIGFDFFPGIASNGFLISSIVHLLYILSAIKYYPIQQ is encoded by the coding sequence ATGAAATTTCATCAATTATTCATTGCAGGTATTTACGAACCGAAGAAACTAGCCGCATTTAGACTTCTTCCAATCGGAAGAGTTTTTAAATACGTATTCATGTTCATTTTCTTATTCACCATTATTTCATTTGGCCGTTTTTACTTGAATGATGAATTATTATTAGAGCAAAATCCGGATTTAATAGAACATGGTGCAAAAATTGGCTGGCTGATTTATCCGATGGCACTGCTTTTACAGCTAGTCATTAGTACATTTTATGTTTTTATCAGAATTACCATTTTTGCATACATAGGTTCTTTATTTTTAAAACTTAGAAGAAAGCGCGGTAACTATCTGCAAATCTGGAGAACTTCCGCAATCGCAATGACTGTACCTATGCTATTGACGATCGGATTTGATTTTTTCCCTGGAATTGCATCGAATGGATTTTTAATATCTTCAATCGTTCACTTGCTTTATATTTTATCTGCTATTAAGTATTACCCTATTCAACAATAA
- a CDS encoding Na/Pi cotransporter family protein, whose amino-acid sequence MELNWQEMIFQFLGGLGIFLFAIKYMGDGLQKAAGNRLRDILDRFTTNPFMGVLVGIIVTVLIQSSSGTTVITVGLVSAGFMTLRQAIGVIMGANIGTTVTAFIIGLDVGAYALPIMAVGAFLIFFVKKNQIKNLGEVVFGFGGLFLGLELMSGGMKPLRELQAFTDLTLSMSDNSILGVVVGTIFTLIVQSSSATVGILQGLYAENLVDLKAALPILFGDNIGTTITAVLASIGASVAARRAAATHVLFNVIGSVIFIILLVPFTAYVEWITSVLALESKMQIAFAHGSFNVANTIIQFPLIGAWAWLVTKLIPGEDVTIEYRPKHLDYHFIQQSPAVAIGQAKEEVIRMGDFSVQGLSVTYDYLKTGEKKHAETGYQIEDAINNLDREITNYLIQISSVNISPDESAHHVTLMETVRDIERIGDHFENIIELIDYRDVNRVTLSDDAINDLSEMFTLTIETVQKAVQSLDLNDMDLARTVTQKEDLIDKMERKFRKNHILRLNERSCSAQAGMVFVDIVSNLERIGDHAVNIAEAILGKRG is encoded by the coding sequence ATGGAATTGAACTGGCAAGAAATGATATTCCAGTTTCTTGGTGGACTTGGAATTTTCTTATTTGCGATAAAGTACATGGGGGATGGCCTCCAAAAAGCAGCCGGAAACAGGCTTCGGGATATTTTAGATCGATTTACGACGAATCCATTTATGGGCGTTCTTGTTGGAATTATTGTTACTGTCTTAATACAATCTAGTTCCGGAACAACTGTAATTACCGTAGGACTCGTTAGTGCCGGTTTTATGACTTTAAGACAAGCAATTGGCGTTATTATGGGTGCAAATATCGGGACAACCGTAACAGCATTCATTATTGGATTAGATGTAGGTGCTTATGCGCTTCCAATTATGGCAGTTGGAGCATTCCTAATATTTTTCGTCAAAAAGAATCAAATTAAAAATTTGGGAGAAGTCGTTTTTGGGTTCGGGGGTCTTTTCCTAGGACTCGAGCTAATGAGCGGTGGTATGAAGCCTCTACGGGAACTTCAAGCATTTACTGATTTAACACTTTCGATGAGTGATAATTCCATACTTGGCGTAGTTGTCGGAACAATTTTCACTTTGATTGTACAAAGCTCAAGTGCGACTGTCGGGATTTTGCAGGGTTTATACGCTGAAAACCTAGTCGATTTAAAAGCAGCGTTGCCAATCCTATTCGGGGATAATATTGGAACAACGATTACGGCCGTGTTGGCTTCGATCGGTGCATCTGTAGCTGCAAGAAGAGCAGCCGCGACACATGTACTCTTCAATGTAATCGGTTCTGTTATTTTCATTATATTACTCGTCCCATTTACCGCATATGTTGAGTGGATAACATCAGTACTAGCACTTGAAAGTAAAATGCAAATAGCATTTGCACATGGTTCTTTCAACGTAGCTAATACAATCATACAGTTTCCGCTAATAGGTGCGTGGGCGTGGTTAGTGACAAAACTAATTCCAGGCGAAGATGTAACAATAGAGTATCGCCCAAAACATTTAGATTATCATTTCATCCAACAATCGCCAGCTGTTGCGATTGGTCAAGCTAAAGAAGAAGTTATTCGTATGGGTGATTTTAGTGTTCAAGGATTATCAGTTACGTATGATTATTTAAAAACTGGTGAAAAGAAACATGCTGAAACAGGTTATCAGATTGAAGATGCCATTAATAACCTTGACCGGGAAATTACAAATTATTTAATTCAGATTTCATCGGTTAATATCTCTCCTGACGAATCAGCTCATCACGTTACATTAATGGAAACTGTGAGAGACATTGAACGTATCGGGGATCATTTTGAAAACATCATTGAATTAATTGATTATCGGGATGTAAACAGAGTGACCTTGTCAGATGATGCAATAAATGATTTATCCGAGATGTTCACCTTAACAATTGAAACTGTTCAGAAAGCTGTTCAATCGCTTGATTTGAACGATATGGATTTAGCAAGAACAGTCACTCAGAAAGAAGATTTAATCGATAAAATGGAACGTAAATTCAGAAAAAATCACATCTTACGCTTGAACGAAAGAAGTTGTTCCGCACAAGCTGGTATGGTGTTCGTCGATATCGTTTCAAACTTGGAACGAATTGGTGACCATGCAGTAAATATTGCAGAAGCTATACTCGGCAAACGAGGATAA
- a CDS encoding DUF456 domain-containing protein produces MEIIGWIIAILFFVVAFLGLVYPIIPSALFILGGFLLYGLIVSFDGMNWFFWMIQILFIILLFGADTLSNLVGVKKFGGSKAGMWGSTIGLLIGPFVIPVFGILLGPFLGAVISELIVSKSGFKQALRTGFGSLIGFLTSVITKGFLMIIMIVIFIIFVK; encoded by the coding sequence ATGGAGATAATTGGTTGGATTATAGCGATTCTGTTTTTTGTCGTAGCTTTTCTTGGGCTTGTTTATCCAATTATCCCCTCCGCATTATTTATACTCGGAGGGTTTCTTCTCTATGGATTAATCGTTTCATTCGATGGAATGAACTGGTTTTTTTGGATGATTCAGATTCTATTCATCATCCTTTTATTCGGTGCCGATACGTTATCAAATCTCGTTGGTGTGAAGAAATTCGGAGGTTCTAAAGCGGGGATGTGGGGAAGTACGATCGGACTTCTTATTGGCCCTTTTGTTATTCCCGTGTTTGGAATATTGCTCGGACCGTTTTTAGGTGCGGTCATTTCAGAATTAATTGTTTCCAAATCGGGATTTAAACAAGCATTAAGAACAGGTTTCGGTTCTCTAATCGGGTTTTTGACCTCCGTAATCACAAAAGGATTTTTGATGATCATCATGATTGTAATATTTATCATCTTTGTCAAATAG
- a CDS encoding superoxide dismutase codes for MAYKLPELPYAYDALEPHIDKETMNIHHTKHHNAYVTNLNNALEGNEELLNKSIEDLIANLDAVPEDKRTAVRNNGGGHANHALFWELLSADGGGEPTGELKSAIDAKFGSFDAFKEQFANAGATRFGSGWAWLVLADGELEIMSTPNQDSPIMEGKTPLLGLDVWEHAYYLNYQNRRPDYISAFWNVVNWDEVAKRYGK; via the coding sequence ATGGCTTATAAACTACCAGAACTACCTTATGCATATGATGCACTAGAACCACATATTGACAAAGAGACGATGAATATTCATCACACGAAACATCATAATGCATATGTTACGAACTTAAACAATGCACTTGAAGGAAACGAAGAATTACTAAACAAATCAATCGAAGACTTAATCGCGAATTTGGATGCTGTACCTGAAGACAAAAGAACAGCTGTCCGTAATAATGGCGGAGGACATGCGAATCACGCCTTATTCTGGGAGCTTCTATCTGCAGATGGTGGCGGCGAACCAACTGGAGAACTTAAATCAGCAATCGACGCTAAGTTCGGCAGCTTCGACGCGTTTAAAGAGCAATTTGCAAATGCGGGAGCTACTCGCTTCGGATCAGGATGGGCTTGGCTTGTATTAGCTGACGGCGAACTAGAAATCATGTCGACTCCTAACCAAGACTCACCAATCATGGAAGGTAAAACACCACTTCTAGGACTTGATGTTTGGGAGCATGCATACTATCTAAACTATCAAAACCGTCGTCCAGACTACATTTCAGCATTTTGGAATGTTGTTAATTGGGACGAAGTTGCAAAACGTTACGGTAAGTAA
- a CDS encoding peptidoglycan D,D-transpeptidase FtsI family protein — protein sequence MTKRVRRAEQPKVRQRKHIAFRMNLLFFSIFILFSVLILRLGYLQIVKSEDYVMALERKEEVSVNTSVPRGRIFDRNGRILVDNEPKNAITYTKTSSTTTQEMLDIAEKLALLIDQNTNRTTTGDKRDFWILNNRDAAAKKVTQKEIDKLKGDSSEVQREINRLTRERVTKEELDSFSKHELEVLAIYREMMSGYAFSPQIIKSGDVTDEEFATVSERLSELPGVNTTTDWVRVRKSYNTILGTTTTPDQGIPSQHLAYYLARDYSRNDRVGKSFIEEYYEELLQGQKTIVKNVKDRTGKVVETKTIQEGIPGKDLILTIDSELNDALEDIVSDKLLELKKGPNSQALNEAFLVMMNPKTGEILSLVGKRVARNRDTGKYEINDYSFGTFAGAYAAGSTVKMATLLTGYQEGGARIGEYKIDEMIKIANDDPKSSVFNRSYNRIPVNDIEAIGRSSNVYMWKTAIGIGDGTYQRGKSLSLKSSTFDIMKNSFESFGLGSLTGVDLPGEVSGYSSKANTSDILDYAIGQFATYTPLQLAQYVSTIANDGYRVAPKVLKEVREPSPDGEIFGRVAEENPVKVLNRIKNTDEEIDRIQKGMYYTYYGPRGTARTLFDGADFKAAGKTGTAQADASVPNPNDPTKYIYYPYTINLSHVGYAPFDNPEVAYAVVIPNVSTNPGRYPAAQNEIVEAAVMKYFELKEKREKNAESDDVFKIKKPFNKDDVLEEDDDEVIDE from the coding sequence TTGACTAAGAGGGTTAGAAGAGCTGAACAACCTAAGGTAAGACAACGAAAACACATCGCTTTTCGAATGAACCTCCTATTCTTTTCGATATTTATTCTCTTTTCAGTCCTTATTCTTCGACTTGGTTACTTACAAATTGTGAAAAGTGAAGACTATGTGATGGCTTTGGAAAGGAAGGAAGAAGTTTCTGTAAATACGAGTGTTCCCCGTGGCAGAATTTTCGATCGGAATGGACGTATACTTGTTGACAATGAACCGAAAAACGCAATTACTTATACAAAAACATCCTCGACAACTACACAGGAAATGCTAGATATCGCAGAAAAATTGGCTCTATTAATTGACCAAAACACAAATCGAACAACCACTGGAGACAAACGCGACTTTTGGATTCTAAATAACAGAGATGCAGCGGCAAAAAAAGTCACTCAAAAAGAGATTGATAAACTTAAAGGCGATTCATCTGAAGTTCAAAGAGAAATTAACAGATTAACCCGTGAACGTGTGACGAAAGAAGAATTAGACTCATTTAGCAAACACGAACTTGAAGTTTTAGCTATCTATCGAGAGATGATGTCAGGTTATGCTTTTTCACCACAAATCATTAAAAGCGGAGATGTCACAGATGAGGAGTTTGCAACTGTTTCCGAGCGACTGAGCGAACTTCCGGGTGTGAATACAACTACGGACTGGGTACGGGTCAGAAAGTCATACAATACAATTTTAGGAACTACAACTACGCCTGATCAGGGAATTCCAAGTCAGCATCTTGCTTATTATTTAGCACGCGATTATTCAAGAAATGATCGTGTCGGAAAAAGTTTCATTGAAGAATATTATGAAGAACTTCTTCAAGGGCAAAAAACGATCGTGAAAAATGTCAAAGATCGTACTGGAAAAGTAGTAGAAACGAAGACAATCCAGGAAGGAATACCTGGTAAAGATTTAATATTAACGATTGATAGCGAATTAAACGATGCGCTAGAGGACATTGTCTCAGATAAGTTGTTAGAATTGAAAAAGGGTCCAAACTCGCAAGCATTAAATGAAGCTTTTCTAGTGATGATGAATCCGAAAACTGGAGAGATTCTATCACTGGTTGGAAAGCGTGTTGCAAGAAACAGAGATACAGGGAAATATGAAATAAATGATTACTCTTTCGGTACATTTGCCGGCGCTTATGCGGCAGGTTCAACCGTGAAAATGGCAACACTGTTAACTGGTTATCAAGAAGGCGGAGCTCGAATCGGTGAATACAAGATAGATGAAATGATAAAGATTGCAAATGATGATCCGAAGAGTTCAGTTTTTAACCGATCATACAATCGAATTCCGGTAAATGATATTGAAGCGATTGGTCGATCTTCAAACGTTTATATGTGGAAAACCGCAATTGGAATTGGGGATGGAACGTATCAAAGAGGTAAGTCATTATCGCTGAAAAGTTCAACTTTTGATATCATGAAAAATTCATTTGAATCATTTGGTCTAGGGAGCCTCACTGGTGTAGATCTTCCCGGGGAGGTAAGCGGATATTCATCCAAGGCAAATACGAGTGATATATTAGACTACGCCATCGGTCAGTTTGCTACATATACGCCGCTTCAACTTGCGCAATATGTTTCGACAATTGCAAATGACGGGTATCGAGTAGCTCCAAAGGTATTGAAAGAAGTTCGTGAACCTTCCCCGGACGGTGAAATATTCGGACGGGTTGCGGAAGAAAACCCCGTCAAAGTATTGAATCGTATTAAAAATACAGATGAAGAGATTGACAGAATCCAAAAAGGTATGTACTACACGTATTATGGTCCACGTGGGACGGCAAGAACACTTTTCGATGGCGCAGATTTTAAAGCTGCCGGAAAGACTGGTACAGCGCAGGCGGATGCAAGTGTACCCAATCCCAATGACCCTACAAAGTATATATATTACCCATATACTATTAACTTATCGCATGTTGGCTATGCGCCTTTTGACAATCCGGAAGTTGCCTACGCCGTTGTCATTCCAAACGTATCAACCAACCCAGGGAGATATCCAGCAGCTCAAAATGAGATTGTTGAGGCAGCCGTGATGAAATATTTCGAGTTGAAGGAAAAGAGAGAGAAAAACGCAGAGTCTGATGATGTTTTTAAAATAAAGAAACCATTTAATAAAGATGATGTACTAGAAGAAGACGATGATGAAGTAATAGATGAATAA
- the rpmG gene encoding 50S ribosomal protein L33 produces MRVNITLACTECGERNYISKKNRRNNPERLEMKKYCSRERKQTLHRETK; encoded by the coding sequence ATGCGCGTAAACATTACACTTGCTTGCACAGAATGCGGTGAGCGCAATTATATTTCAAAGAAAAATAGACGTAACAATCCGGAACGTCTCGAAATGAAAAAATACTGCTCACGTGAAAGAAAACAAACTTTGCACCGTGAAACGAAATAA
- a CDS encoding 5-formyltetrahydrofolate cyclo-ligase: MKKSIFRNEMIKQLKSMKIQMYKQRSLAIKKNLLNSPEFLNASVIGITISRFPEVDTRPIIEAAWKLGKKIAVPKCENKTREMDFRTINSYDNLETVYLDLQEPIIAETKSVEKDKIDLQIVPGVVYANNGYRIGFGGGYYDRYLMDFKGDAVSLAFEKQTGQMIPFEEHDIPVQKIFTENGIIFCGKGENSQ, encoded by the coding sequence ATGAAAAAGAGTATTTTTCGAAATGAAATGATAAAACAATTAAAATCAATGAAAATACAAATGTATAAACAAAGGTCTCTAGCTATTAAAAAGAACCTCTTAAATTCCCCGGAATTTCTTAACGCTTCAGTTATCGGAATAACTATTTCTAGATTTCCGGAAGTTGACACCAGGCCGATTATCGAAGCCGCTTGGAAGCTGGGGAAAAAAATCGCAGTACCCAAATGTGAAAATAAAACCAGAGAAATGGATTTCAGAACGATTAATTCCTATGATAATTTGGAAACGGTCTATTTAGATTTACAAGAACCGATTATTGCAGAAACGAAATCCGTGGAAAAGGATAAAATAGATTTACAAATTGTACCAGGCGTTGTCTATGCCAATAATGGATATCGGATTGGGTTCGGCGGCGGTTATTATGATAGATATTTGATGGATTTTAAAGGTGATGCGGTTTCTTTGGCATTTGAAAAACAAACTGGCCAAATGATACCGTTTGAAGAACATGATATTCCAGTGCAAAAGATCTTCACCGAAAACGGCATAATTTTTTGCGGGAAAGGTGAGAATAGCCAATGA
- a CDS encoding YqgQ family protein, whose protein sequence is MKNLLSIIHLLKRFGIYVYTGNRKDDIDLMMSEVKDLYDSGLLQQDEYLKAVLLLRTESAR, encoded by the coding sequence ATGAAAAATCTTCTCAGTATCATTCATTTACTGAAGAGGTTTGGTATTTATGTTTATACTGGAAATCGGAAAGATGATATCGATTTAATGATGTCGGAAGTCAAAGATCTTTATGACAGCGGTTTGCTTCAACAAGATGAATATTTGAAAGCTGTACTACTATTAAGAACTGAGTCAGCAAGGTGA
- a CDS encoding LTA synthase family protein, producing MKNFKWPKHSVLIIAIVATWITTYIGYKASFNMKIDNMMQEFILLMNPLSFLLFVYGIALFIKSTKRRNIYIFTISLLTSIVMFSNAVFYRFFNDFITLPLLFQTSNFNDLSSSITTNMNITDIFFFTDVLLVFLAIRMLPKAGETSAQNGKVARKLYFIMAATIMMLNLGLAETQRPQLLTRTFDRELLVKNIGTYNYHIYDVFIQSKSHAQRALADGSELVEVENYSNANYAAPNPEMFGIAKDRNIIAVSLESLQSFVINEEMDGHVITPFLNELTKDPDTFYFSDFYHQTGLGKTSDSEFLLENSLYPRNGSAVFFTHSGNTYNSLSKSLGENGYFTNVMHANNASFWNRDIMYNALDIQKFYDVNSYTINEGDAVNWGMKDIPFVEQSVDLMTDMPQPFYSRLITLTNHYPFVLDEEDMLIPKYDSNSRTLNNYFQSVRYMDEAIKVLFDDLKEKGLYDNSIIVMYGDHYGISENHNKAMGMYLDKEITPFDNVKLQKVPLFIHIPGSEKGEVIEDVAGQLDLRPTLLHLMGIDTKGDMQLGADIFSPDHEEFVVFRDGRFVTDKYVYTNDVCYDTNTGEEVDGLACEPYSERTTTELDYSDMIINGDLLRFKEEEMDYMKPNEIQIK from the coding sequence ATGAAAAACTTTAAATGGCCCAAACATTCCGTACTCATCATTGCAATAGTCGCGACATGGATTACCACATATATTGGCTATAAAGCGAGCTTTAATATGAAAATTGATAATATGATGCAGGAATTCATCCTATTGATGAATCCACTTAGCTTTTTATTATTTGTTTATGGAATCGCGCTATTCATTAAGAGTACGAAACGGAGAAATATATATATTTTCACAATTAGTTTGTTAACATCGATTGTGATGTTTTCAAATGCTGTCTTCTATAGATTTTTTAATGATTTTATTACTTTGCCGTTATTGTTTCAAACGAGTAACTTTAATGATTTATCTTCGTCGATTACGACCAATATGAATATAACGGATATCTTTTTCTTCACTGATGTCCTCTTGGTCTTCTTGGCAATTCGTATGCTACCAAAAGCAGGGGAAACATCGGCTCAAAACGGCAAAGTCGCCCGCAAGCTTTATTTTATTATGGCAGCAACAATAATGATGTTGAATTTAGGTCTCGCGGAAACGCAAAGACCGCAACTTTTAACACGGACATTCGATCGGGAACTTCTTGTTAAAAACATTGGGACGTACAACTACCATATTTATGATGTTTTTATTCAATCTAAATCACATGCCCAAAGAGCTTTAGCTGACGGTAGTGAATTAGTTGAAGTGGAAAACTATAGCAATGCGAATTATGCAGCGCCAAATCCAGAAATGTTTGGAATTGCGAAGGATAGGAATATTATTGCGGTCTCATTAGAATCGCTCCAATCTTTTGTTATAAACGAGGAAATGGATGGTCATGTAATCACGCCATTTTTAAATGAACTAACAAAAGATCCCGACACATTTTATTTTTCCGACTTTTATCATCAAACAGGGTTAGGGAAAACTTCCGATTCAGAGTTTTTACTTGAGAACTCGCTTTATCCGCGGAATGGAAGTGCTGTATTTTTCACGCATAGTGGGAATACGTATAATTCACTATCCAAAAGTCTTGGAGAGAATGGTTATTTTACTAATGTAATGCATGCGAATAACGCAAGTTTTTGGAACCGCGATATTATGTATAACGCGCTTGATATACAAAAGTTTTATGATGTTAATAGTTACACGATAAATGAAGGAGATGCTGTCAACTGGGGTATGAAAGATATACCTTTCGTTGAGCAGTCGGTAGATTTAATGACTGATATGCCGCAGCCTTTTTATTCAAGACTCATTACATTAACGAACCATTATCCATTCGTATTAGATGAGGAAGACATGTTAATTCCGAAATATGATTCTAACTCCCGTACATTAAATAATTATTTTCAATCTGTACGGTATATGGATGAAGCAATAAAAGTCCTTTTTGACGATTTAAAAGAAAAAGGGTTATACGATAATTCAATTATCGTAATGTACGGTGATCATTACGGAATTTCTGAAAATCATAATAAGGCAATGGGAATGTATTTGGACAAAGAAATCACGCCTTTTGATAATGTCAAACTACAGAAAGTTCCACTTTTCATTCATATTCCTGGTTCTGAAAAAGGTGAAGTTATTGAAGATGTTGCCGGTCAATTAGATTTAAGACCTACATTGCTTCATTTAATGGGGATTGATACCAAAGGTGATATGCAACTAGGTGCCGATATATTTTCACCGGATCATGAAGAGTTTGTCGTGTTCAGAGATGGCCGATTTGTAACGGATAAATATGTGTATACAAATGATGTTTGTTATGACACGAATACAGGCGAAGAAGTCGATGGCCTAGCATGTGAACCTTATTCAGAACGGACAACAACTGAGTTGGATTACTCCGACATGATTATTAATGGAGATTTACTCAGGTTTAAAGAAGAAGAAATGGATTATATGAAACCTAACGAAATTCAGATAAAGTAA
- a CDS encoding DUF2759 domain-containing protein, producing the protein MNLLMVIFGLVGIFAAIGTVQAIKERNVLSVLFNFGAFVVFGGFTIATIVTQGYPPAL; encoded by the coding sequence ATGAATTTATTGATGGTTATTTTTGGCCTCGTTGGTATTTTTGCAGCGATTGGAACAGTTCAAGCAATCAAAGAAAGAAACGTTTTAAGTGTTCTGTTCAACTTCGGAGCTTTTGTAGTTTTCGGCGGTTTTACAATTGCTACAATCGTTACACAAGGGTACCCACCTGCACTGTAA
- a CDS encoding MBL fold metallo-hydrolase, with protein sequence MYKVSTYPLGPIQTNCYIVQDEMKNCLLIDPGEEGSRIINEIKKHELNPVAILLTHGHFDHIGAVDEVRDEFDIPVYIHEFEQDTLTDPNMNGSTRYPGLPLVKNKEADFLLTDEGIKNIGPFTFEVLHTPGHSVGSVTYVFSEDRFAIVGDTLFNQGVGRTDLPGGNTEILLSSIHNKLLTLGDDYVIYPGHGSPTTPRHEMDMNPFLNGF encoded by the coding sequence TTGTATAAAGTATCTACATATCCATTAGGTCCAATTCAAACAAACTGCTATATAGTTCAAGACGAAATGAAAAATTGTTTACTAATCGATCCAGGTGAAGAAGGATCGCGTATTATAAATGAAATTAAAAAACATGAACTTAATCCAGTGGCAATACTTTTAACGCATGGGCATTTTGATCATATCGGAGCGGTTGATGAAGTCCGTGATGAATTTGACATACCTGTTTATATTCATGAATTTGAACAAGACACGCTTACAGATCCAAACATGAACGGATCGACCCGGTACCCAGGGCTTCCATTGGTGAAAAATAAAGAAGCGGATTTTCTGCTTACAGATGAAGGAATTAAAAATATCGGTCCCTTTACATTTGAAGTGCTCCATACGCCGGGCCACTCGGTAGGAAGTGTGACATATGTCTTCTCAGAGGACCGCTTTGCGATTGTCGGTGATACCCTGTTCAACCAAGGTGTGGGACGAACTGATTTACCTGGAGGGAATACGGAGATCCTTCTCTCATCAATCCACAATAAGCTGTTAACGCTTGGAGACGATTATGTTATTTATCCGGGACACGGTTCTCCTACAACGCCGCGTCATGAAATGGACATGAATCCATTTTTAAATGGATTTTAA
- a CDS encoding DUF2626 family protein yields the protein MDNMFKLMGWWTGIFAVLFFAGDMYPASLLFVASTIFFLLLGYLNLTERMYMYMFASYLMVFMVGFSYYATFIHVPGGGH from the coding sequence ATGGATAACATGTTCAAGTTAATGGGCTGGTGGACAGGCATATTTGCAGTTCTGTTTTTCGCAGGCGATATGTATCCTGCTTCACTTCTATTTGTGGCTAGCACCATTTTCTTCCTGCTTTTAGGGTATTTAAATTTAACAGAGCGTATGTATATGTACATGTTTGCCAGTTATTTAATGGTATTCATGGTAGGCTTCAGCTATTACGCAACGTTTATACACGTACCAGGTGGCGGACACTAA
- the comGA gene encoding competence type IV pilus ATPase ComGA: MNKPENVIERKSMQLLENAIAYEATDIHLVPSEEGYTVLFKKDLKLNENSKIVHQLAIRMISFYKFLSSLDITDKRKPQSGSFHKQIREENYSFRVSTIPAIHFKESVVIRLQKHDRIVPIDQLCIEKEWSNKLIRASSKEQGLIFLTGPTGSGKTTTMYSLTAHCVNNLNRHVITLEDPVENNHSHLLQIQVNEQSGMTYSTGLKAILRHSPDVIMIGEIRDSETAKIAVQAALTGHLVFSTVHSKDPAGCFYRMMDFGISAEELRQTVICISAQRLIRQHSGDPGVVFEIVDGTVLDEMTDAIMKGERIIFPSEKRITSVVEKYSISQHYE; the protein is encoded by the coding sequence ATGAACAAACCAGAAAATGTTATTGAAAGGAAAAGTATGCAACTTCTTGAAAACGCAATTGCGTATGAAGCAACTGATATCCATCTAGTCCCGTCAGAAGAAGGGTATACAGTATTATTTAAAAAAGACTTAAAGTTAAATGAAAACAGTAAAATTGTACACCAATTAGCGATTAGAATGATTTCTTTTTATAAGTTTCTTTCCTCATTAGATATAACCGATAAACGAAAACCCCAAAGTGGTTCCTTCCACAAACAGATACGAGAAGAAAACTATTCTTTTCGAGTATCGACAATCCCAGCTATTCATTTTAAGGAAAGCGTAGTCATCCGACTACAAAAACACGATCGTATTGTTCCGATTGATCAGTTATGTATTGAAAAGGAATGGTCCAACAAATTAATTCGGGCAAGTTCGAAAGAGCAAGGTTTAATTTTTTTAACCGGTCCAACCGGCTCTGGAAAAACGACGACTATGTATTCATTAACAGCGCACTGCGTAAACAATCTTAATCGGCACGTTATAACCTTAGAAGATCCAGTAGAAAATAATCATTCACATTTACTTCAAATTCAGGTGAATGAACAATCTGGAATGACTTATTCAACAGGTTTAAAAGCTATTTTGAGACATTCTCCCGACGTCATCATGATTGGAGAAATCAGAGACAGTGAAACGGCTAAAATCGCGGTTCAGGCTGCTCTAACCGGTCATTTGGTTTTCTCCACGGTGCATTCCAAAGATCCGGCGGGTTGTTTTTATCGAATGATGGATTTTGGAATTTCAGCGGAAGAATTAAGACAAACAGTAATTTGTATATCAGCACAGCGGCTGATTCGACAACATAGCGGCGACCCGGGAGTTGTATTTGAAATTGTTGACGGTACAGTACTTGATGAAATGACGGACGCCATCATGAAAGGAGAGCGAATCATTTTCCCTTCTGAAAAAAGAATTACATCCGTAGTAGAAAAATATAGTATTTCGCAACATTATGAATGA